One Setaria italica strain Yugu1 chromosome II, Setaria_italica_v2.0, whole genome shotgun sequence DNA segment encodes these proteins:
- the LOC101779154 gene encoding pentatricopeptide repeat-containing protein At1g71490, translated as MSAAAALSRPPPPPNPSAADRDDSVNSLLASLSNPSALRLLPTPLLLHALSLSLGLSRHPLLLPRLVSLYSHHPSLLPAASSLASGSTCPQPHNVVISACLSHGLPRHALAAYQEMVGKDAVPPDSFTYPSVLRACAETGDLALGRAVHVRAADAGMDGHLICQNALVSMYAKCRDLVAARRVFDGMGHRDVVSWNSMISGYAASGLWREAVELFHRMRAEGAEVNSVTWNTIAGGYIQMRDYKAAVRLICDMVRGGAGVDFVTLVIGLNACSRAGWLRLGKEIHGLAVRMHCDGIESVSNAVITMYARCKDMERALMLFKMLRCPGLVTWNTMIAGFALSDDAEEASRLFREMVCSDVEPNYVTVVTYLALCARVANLQHGRELHTHIVKHGFKGYCLLWNSLIDMYSKSGRLSVAQNVFDTMDDRDMISYTSMIAGYGMQGKGAVALRLFNQMVDSGIMPDAIIMVTVLSACSHSGLVDEGEELFDKMVHSFGIKPQMEHYSCMVDLYARAGLLEKAEDLLNRTPFPPTSTMWAALVGACHDQGNIIIGERSARRLLEMKTENAGHYVLVANMYAAAGCWNELATVRKLMRDLGVTKAPGLAWADLGNGFTPFLVGDRSNPLAPEIYEVLDELTEQMRNMDACSDLDILSTEELME; from the exons atgtccgccgccgcggcgctctcacggccgccgccgccgccaaatcCTAGCGCCGCCGATCGCGACGACTCTGTCAATtccctcctcgcctccctctcCAACCCGtccgccctccgcctcctccccactCCGCTCCTC CTCCAcgcgctctccctctccctcggccTCTCCCGCCACCCGCTCCTCCTGCCCCGCCTCGTCTCCTTATACTCCCaccacccctccctcctccccgccgcctcctccctcgcctCCGGCTCCACGTGCCCCCAGCCACACAATGTCGTCATCTCCGCCTGCCTCAGTCATGGTCTCCCGCGCCACGCGCTTGCAGCGTACCAGGAGATGGTGGGCAAGGACGCCGTGCCCCCGGACTCCTTCACGTACCCCTCCGTGCTCCGCGCCTGCGCCGAGACCGGTGACCTCGCGCTCGGGCGGGCGGTGCACGTGCGTGCCGCGGACGCCGGCATGGACGGGCACTTGATTTGCCAGAACGCGCTGGTGTCCATGTACGCGAAGTGCAGGGACCTCGTCGCCGCGCGCAGGGTGTTCGACGGAATGGGCCACAGGGATGTGGTGTCGTGGAACTCGATGATCTCCGGCTATGCTGCATCTGGGCTGTGGAGAGAGGCGGTGGAGCTATTTCATCGGATGCGGGCTGAGGGTGCAGAAGTGAACTCGGTGACATGGAACACAATTGCCGGCGGTTACATTCAGATGCGTGATTATAAGGCAGCAGTTCGGTTGATTTGTGATATGGTAAGAGGTGGTGCAGGGGTTGACTTTGTGACTTTGGTGATTGGATTGAATGCTTGCTCACGGGCAGGATGGTTGAGGCTTGGGAAGGAGATACATGGATTGGCAGTCCGCATGCACTGCGACGGAATCGAGAGCGTGAGCAATGCGGTGATCACGATGTATGCCAGGTGCAAGGATATGGAGCGTGCTCTCATGCTGTTCAAAATGCTGAGGTGCCCAGGCCTGGTGACATGGAATACGATGATAGCTGGTTTTGCATTGTCGGATGATGCAGAAGAGGCTTCTAGGCTTTTCCGTGAAATGGTATGCAGTGATGTGGAGCCTAATTATGTTACTGTTGTCACCTACCTTGCACTCTGCGCTCGTGTTGCTAATCTGCAACATGGGCGGGAGCTTCACACCCACATTGTTAAGCATGGTTTCAAAGGGTATTGTTTGTTGTGGAACTCTCTTATAGATATGTACTCCAAGTCAGGGAGGCTCTCGGTGGCACAAAATGTCTTTGATACCATGGATGACCGTGATATGATATCCTACACTTCAATGATCGCAGGATACGGAATGCAAGGAAAAGGGGCAGTTGCCCTGCGCCTTTTCAACCAGATGGTTGACAGTGGGATCATGCCAGATGCCATCATCATGGTTACTGTGCTCTCTGCTTGTAGCCATTCTGGGCTTGTGGATGAAGGAGAAGAACTTTTTGACAAGATGGTTCATTCATTTGGTATAAAGCCCCAGATGGAACATTATTCTTGCATGGTTGATCTATATGCACGTGCCGGATTACTGGAAAAGGCAGAGGATTTGCTTAATCGGACTCCCTTCCCTCCAACATCCACAATGTGGGCAGCATTAGTGGGAGCTTGCCATGATCAGGGTAACATAATAATAGGTGAAAGATCAGCAAGGAGGCTCTTGGAGATGAAGACAGAGAATGCTGGGCACTATGTTCTGGTTGCTAACATGTATGCAGCTGCAGGTTGCTGGAATGAGCTAGCGACGGTCAGAAAGCTGATGAGGGACCTGGGTGTCACAAAAGCACCTGGGTTAGCATGGGCTGATCTTGGTAATGGGTTTACCCCCTTTCTTGTTGGGGATAGGTCCAACCCACTAGCTCCAGAAATCTATGAGGTTTTGGATGAACTGACTGAACAAATGAGGAATATGGATGCTTGCAGTGATCTGGACATATTATCCACAGAGGAACTCATGGAGTAA